In the Triticum aestivum cultivar Chinese Spring chromosome 2B, IWGSC CS RefSeq v2.1, whole genome shotgun sequence genome, aggtttgcatttgttcgAAAAAGATCGCTCGCAAatgtttcatcccgtttggactccgttcgatattccttttcttcgaaacactaaaataggcaaaaaaatagtaattcgggctgggcctccggttagtaggttagtcccaaaaatgatataaaagtgtatagtaaagcccatatacatccaaaacgggtaatataatagcatggaacaatcaaaattatagatatgttggagacgtatcatatggtGGTTGAGGTCATTAAGGATTACCTCATCCGTGCAATTGCTGCAAAACATCGAGATCACGTCATTGTCACATCAatccttgatcttgtttttaacaagtaggaatctagcccaaaagtggtgggctgtttcctgaggctgctgccgcacatacattaaGTCGCATATGTCCGGAGGACCGGAGTTGCTTGGgtaatattgcttgtggtgggtgggcgggttcAAATCTGAATCCTGACCCACTGAGAAGTGTAGATTCTGAAGAATTTCCTAGGTTACAGGCCTGGGCTCCGAAGCATCCGGTGCGTTTTTAGGCTCAACGCCCGATTCCATGTTCGGAGGACAAGAAGTGTCTTCCAGAAGACGGGAGTCCGGTTCTCCGAGCTCAGAAATCTGGACATACTTTGTTCTCAACGTAGGAGGAGAGTCATTGTCGGCTTGTTCCTCCATGATTGCCacatgatgggtgatcggtggagatccgatttctctctgatcgggtttaagcccaatccgatcatagttggttgcgacccccagggcggcgatgcgatctagcagttcgtttaaGGCCGATATATCTGCCGGTTCCATCTTGTCAGGGCTGACGCGGAGGCGATTTTTGGCGATGAGTTGGGCTGCTTCTGGCTTGATGGCCGGGCGAGCGCCCATGATGAAGCTGCCGAGCTAGAGGGTTTGCCCTAAATCTAGGGCTTCTCCGGAAGTGATGCTGTCCTTCATGACAATGCGATCCATCAATCCTTCTGtaaacggcacagaggaactctcaatgaaagcaccaatgttggtgtccaaaccgacagatctcgggtagggggtctcgaactgtgcatctaaggaccgaaggtaacaaggaggcaggggacacgatgtttacccaggttcgggccctcttaatagaggtaataccctacttcctgcttgattgaccttgatgagtataggggttacaagagttgatctacctcgagatcataatggctaaaccatagatgtctaacctgtatgattgtgatcgccCTTAAGGaccaagccctccggtttatataggcaccagaggggactaggattgtacaaagtcggtttacagaggaaggaaactacacatccggacgccaagcttgccgtccacgcaaaggagagtcccatccggacacgggagaaggcctttGGTTTTGTATATCTTCACGTCCCGTTAGTCCgacccacgtcacataggccgatctccgaggaccccataatccaggactccctgagcaGGTCTAGTCGATAGCGCCATTAGAGGAGATCGGGGATAGTCTAACAACCTCCAAGGCAGCCTTAGCACACGAGACACCACAGGCCATCTACCTGCAGCAGGTGATGATTATGACACCGGTGGGCACATCCTCAGCCTTAACAACTCCGATTGCATCCAACGCCATCAGGACCGCATATGCAGGCGCGGGGCTCGTTGTTGCACATCTCATACCATCACAACATCAACACCACAGGCGCCTCTCATTATCCCCCAGCAGCAGAATGGCTCAACACTAGTCAAAAAAGTGCTAGCCACAACTTTCATTAGTGGCGGGCCGGTTCCCAGCAACGCCAACACTACTTTTTTCAAATAGTGTTGGCGTCGGACAATTTGGTATGACATTGCTACTACCATACCGTTGGCGTACATTGTTTCTTGCACGCCATAgatttttttgagtttttttatGTGTGCTACCGTTTTCTATGGCGTGGCCCATTAGGCCCACGCCAGCACTACCCATTGGGCCAATGCTAGCAAAAAATGCCATGCCCAGTAAAAAACCAGTAAGTCAGATTCACTACGAACTCACATTGAACACCCTTTCTTCTTCGTCCCACCTTCTTGAACaacaccgccaccgccgcccaaccaCGCCACTCTTCACCGCCGGAACTGCTCGgccgccgccaactccggcaaAGGAGGTGAGGTCTCCCCTCTTCCCCTCGCGAATCTTCTTCCCCTCCCCAAGTGTGTCTCCCTTCGGTGGCGGATCTGATCTAGAAAATTTCTTTTGATAGATGGAGTAGATGATTGGTTTATATATGAATGGATATGGTAACTGTGCGTCTCCCTTCAGTGGCGGATTCGAGCTAGTTTAGTAGAAATTGATATATTTAGTAGAAATGGATAGAATGTGTTATGTGTAGAATGAGAGTTTTGGTACGTAGTTTCCTTAGAAATGTGCACTAGAGAAATCAGGGCAAGTCCTCATGTCCAAAAATTTTAGGCGGATAATTTGTTATAACTATCATCCGGTTCCAGAAGAAAGAGAAAATAGCATTGGAAGTTAAAAGTCACTTGTCGAGCTTTTCTGTCGATTGATCCTCTATAAATTGGAAGGTCTGTTTACAAAGGCTTATTCCTTAATGACCCACTCAAGCAGGATCATCGTCGTTCATATTATATAATTTCTATAGACCAACATATCTAGTTTGCTATGCAATTTGCTGTTGTAGGTCACCACATGCTATCTAGTTTAATTAGTTCTATACATTACAATAATTGAACTACTTTACATTGGTGTCAATATTGAGTCATATGAAATTGCATATTATCTTGATCGTATAGCGATGTGTTTGTAGGTCATGGCCAATTCTGGAGGCTACAACGAGTCGGTGTGTGATGTGGACATGGCCAACAATGAATTCTTAGACACTTATGAGTATGTCATCAAGAGCGTGCAAGGGGAAAATGACGAGCTACAGATGGAGATTAAAGAGCTACACAAGGAGACTATTCTGCTCATTAAGGAGACTAATCAGCTTAGGGACAAGAGGGATAAGCTCGTCGAGGATCGGGATAAACTGAAGGAGGAGAGGAGACTCCTCAGGGCTAAGAGGATTGACCTGAAGATGGACATAGATCATTTCAGAAGAGAAGGAGAGGGGGATAGAAAGAAGCTTCGCCAGCTGGGCATACTCCTTAATGAAGATTAGGTTTTTAAGTAGCTAGTTAGTTCATCTTATTAGTTGATGACGATCGAGTAACTAGAGTACTTGAGTGAGCAACGTTTGTGAAGTTTAATATCAACTTGTTGAGTTCATGAGCCTCTTCTGTAACAATTATCTATCAAGTACCTAGTGTTGATGAGTATATTGTGTTCATCAGTATCTATTAAGTAAGTAGCTAGTGTTGATGAGCAATTTTTTTATTACGAAAAAACCATTTGCAGGCATTGGACAAGTAGGCACACCAGAGTTAAGATGAACTTAGTGTTGCCGTTGGACTGGTGATACGCCAGCACCATGTAGGATACTACTGACATGTCCTCCAATGCCATCACTATATCTTAGCAATGGCGCCATATTAGTGGTGTCGTGTGTCTACGCCAGCAAGGCAGTTTTTGGCACGCCATAGCTAGGCTTTTCTCCACTAGTGCAAGCGCCTTGGGTTGGTCTGCCTGGCTTCTTCACGCCTCCAGCCGGCACCTCCATGATCGATTCTCCCTCCggtagagtaccagaaaaggcctccagatgagatCGCGGAAGAATAAAAAATTGCAACAACGGAAAAAGTGTTTCGAGTGGCTCTTTGGTTGTTTGGGAACATTTGAGAATTTACAGAGGTTGAATTATGTCAAATAGAGTTGCGTGGGAGgtgggctccccccccccccccccaggcgcgtcgGGTGAGCTCGACGCTCTCTCGTAGATCTTATGGCCTCCTCCTGAACATTCTAGTgtcccttctggtccaaaaaaattaccgtaaaGTTTCATTatatttggactttgtttggtaccgattttctaaaaagccaaaaacaagcaaaaaacaagaaCCGACTctaggcactgagttaataggttagtaaaAAAAATACAATAGCATAATAAAGCATATAAAGCATCAAAGAttggtaatataataacatgaaacaatcaaaaaaattAGATACGTAGGGAACGTATTACGGCACATGTGCCCTTCTATTGCGGCGCAGCAAGACGCCATGGATGAGGCCAATGTGCCTCAGAGTAGCATCAATGCCACCGCAGGGACATGTGAACCGGACACGCCGCTCAACTGATGCGAACTCCAGCGAGCACACGCCCGTGACCGCTCGGGCGAGGGCGAGTTCCAGCGCACCCGTGCCCCTGCCCTTGCTCACTTCAGCGAGGCAGAGCTCGATTTGGTCGGGAAGTCGAGCGCCAAACCTTGCTATGGCCCCCAGTGGCTTCGCATCAATGACCCAATGCTGCAGGGCATCTACATAATGAGCCCCGCAACCTCCTGCTACCTCCCGTTGTCGTCCTGCCCCGGCAAACGCCGCCGTGCGCCAAGCCATCATCCTGAAGCTCCCCTGTCACCCCCGCTTCGACTACAAGTTCTTGGTGAGCTATGGTGTCCCCTTTTCCCGCTCTCCTGGCTAGCACATGTGGCTAGTATGAGTTGACGAGGACACAGGTGCGTTCGCGACACACATGATATTTTTTTTACCTAGTTAGCTCTCGACTAGCATGACGCATCTGTCAAGAAGTGATCAAACAGTGCAAATCAGCCGATCAATGTTTTTTTGAAAATGAATTACGCAATAAGCGATGAATTTTGTAAAAAAATTAGGAACTAGGTAGTTTTATGCAAATCAATTCGCCGAAAATATGATAATTTCCTACAATTAACTCGACTCCATAAAGAGAAAACCGCGAACACCACCTTAAACCCTCCCCGCGGCGGCCGTATTCGGAGCTGCTGCCTCGCACTCGCACAACTTCGAGGGGAGCTGTTCGGGAATCCCGCGGCGAGCGAAGCCCGGGGTCTCCGTCTCGTCGCTCCGTCGCGGCGATGCCTCCTCCGACTATCAGCATAAAGGTCCGCAATCCTCTTCCGCTTCTGAACTTCCTTTCCTGCCGCAACTTTAACCCGATGATTATTTGATCCGAGGCAGCGGCGCAGGGACCTATGATTATCAGCCTCCGATCTAATTGTTGAGGTTTCTTTGCCTGGCTTTCCCCAGGTGGCAACGGACGCAGATTTATCCTCGCAGATTGGGAAAGATGGCTTCTATTTTGATCTCGTCGATTTCGACAGAGTAAGGGCTATCCAGGTCCCGGATAACATGCCTATATCCCGATTGAAGGTACCACCTTACCTTATTCAACTAGAAGTACCACTGCTTCACTAGGAAGCTTAAACCCTAAATTTGGTCTATAGGATTTTGTACTTTTAATTTTAAGAGATTTATCCTTAAGACTTCAAGTAACTGAGACAACTAGGCTTTTAGTTTAGGAGAAGTTAGGCCTTGCCTTAGCTCCTAGCAATTTTTGGTGCTAATTGAAGCAGACAGTCTCTCATTTAGTTGCAAACGAAGTTTCTTTGTTTCCTTTAGTCATTATTATAACATATGTTTGCTTGAAAAGATGGAATCTAAGCTAAACTAGACGTGCCCACAATCTTACCAATTTTTCTTTTTTTCCCCTAAATTATCTCTTGTTCATAGCGACCACTCCTGCAAGCATTTCAGCAACTCTGTTCATGGTTTTTGCTATGTTGTATTTCTTATGTTTTGTAATGCCATCATTCATCTGAActctgaagtactccctccgtaaactaatataagagcgtttagattactactttagtgatctaaacgctcttatattagtttacagagggagtatctgttTAATGCAAGTCTATTATGGAAATCACGAGTAGCTGTACAAATTATCCACTCCACCCTTCTTTAATGGAGTATAACAGGTTTAAGTGGTCGTAGACTTGTTGCATGTCATATAACAGGGCTATGTATGTACAACCTTCATCACTCGGGCACGGCTGCACCTTATTGCAAAGAGAAAATAGCATTAGAACTTCCTAAACCATCACAAGTTCCTCAATTGGCTCTCTTAACTTGAATTTCTAGGCTGGGGCTTCGTAAACTTGTCTTCATTTCTCACCTAGCTCAGTTCCAGAAAAAAGTGCCACATGAGCATCCCCCTCATCGTCTTCTGTCAGTATAACAGACAGGGAGCTATGTGAGGAGCAGAGGCAAGTTCGGGGAGCACCAGGGATATCAATATTATGATTTTTTGCGATGCCGTTTTTCAGAAACAAGTGCAATGGAGCTCAAGCTGCATTTATAGTGTTAGTATGTATGGTGTAGTATCACTGAATTTGCTAAGAAATTTCTACCTCATTTTTTAGCTTAAGAAATCCAGATAATTAGCACGATTTCTTTAATTTCCCATCAGTTGTATACCTTGACCCCTTGTAAGATTGAATGATGTGTTTCTACTTTTATGTTGTTTATAGGTATATCTTGTGTAAGCAGACAAATCTGTCTGTCTCCAGCTTATTGTTTCTGATGGTTCATAATGACTTCAGTATGAATTGGTTAAGTTGTTCGCAGGAGGAAATTGCAGTAGAATTCAGCATCCCAGTTCAATCTCAACGCCTCTGGTTGTTTTGTAAAAGGCAAAACGATACTTGCCGTCCTCACTCACCATTTTCTACTGAAGAAAACAATCTACTTGTAAGAAGGCATTTTCCATTCTGTGTTCCGATTATCGTTGTAGATAACTTATGTTCTTATTGGTTCTTGATACAGCTCTTCTTGGCAGAACTTTGGGATTGGTAGCCCGTTTTTGTCTAGCTAGTTTGGGTGTTATCATGTTATCTATTAGAAATTGGGCGTTGCTGAGTTTGCTGGCTGTACGTTTAAGGATGCCTGGGTTATATTCTTATTACAACAAAATAACCACACCAGGACCAAAGTCCCTGGCTGGTCTCTTTTCTTACCTTATCTATCTACTATTGGTGTATCTATTTGTAAGAATATTATCATCAATATTCTATTGTACGAAGCAAGAAATATACAGCGTTCTCTAGCATCTTCCTATATTATTGAATAGCCTTTAAAGCATCCGCCAGTGCTTAGATGAGGGCGAGCGCCATAGCCTCGGTCCTTGGACCCTTAACCAAGCTGTTAGAGGGCATCCTAGCCTACCCACCCATTTAAGGGATAAGGTCCAGCTAGTTAGAATTAAGAAGCCACACTCAATGTTTTTGTTACGACTAATCATCTTAATATACCATAATTCATGCTTAGAAATGTTTAATAGTTAATATGTAATTTCTAAGCTAATCATGAGTTTAGCACAAATTCGAATGGTGCATCACGGAGAAGCTCAAATTAGCCTTTAGTTCAGCAAGAATAAGGAATCCCCTCAGGGTTTGAGCTGGCCTGGCGCACTCAAGCAGTAGACGCAGCCAATCAGTGTCGTACCTTGTAGTCTGTGCTATCTCATCTGTCTCAGGCAACCCGTTATATGAAATGATTGTTAAAGTACGTATATTATATCTCCTCTTcctatcagatcggtcttttgggaTAATTGGTTGATAGGAATATCCAACAATTATAACTTCAAATAATTACTCTTGCAGGTGGGTGGCCTATTGATAGGATCAGGTCTTCATAGTGTGAAGCTGTTTTTGGAGGTTGATCCTGAACTTGAACATATCTCTCTTTTCCTTCGTGGGTGTCTGTAAAAAGGACCCTTCTTGTTCAATCCaatggtttatttatttattttctatcaCTATTGGCTCCTTGTAGGTGCTCAATGCTTCTTCCCCACAAAATCTGAGCAGCAACGATGCATTAGTGTTTTTAAAGCTTTATGACCCAGAACAAGCACAAATACGGTCAGTACCCTTAGAAGTTAATACTCTCTCGTTCTTTTCTTTTTATCAGTTGAGATCTTTAAGTTAATACTCTGTTCTCTCAATGAGGCTCACAGATATATCAGAACGCTTTTTGTAAAAGCTTCATCAAGGCCTTCAGATATTCTTCCGAAACTAAGAAATCTAGCTGGTTTTTGTGCAGACGAAGAAATGGAATTGTATGAGGTCAGGTTTTGCACTACTGCAGCCTTGCTGCTCCTAATCTCAAATGCAGTTTTCCATTTACACATTCCTGGTTTCTCACTTTAATATGCAGGAAATCAAATTCAACCCTTTTGTTAGGTGTGATGCCATAGATGCCAATATTACCTTCTCAGGCAGCGAGGTCTGTAATTCGTGCACGCGTCTTCACGTTTCCACGCCCTTTTAACACTTACTTTGTTCCTGTTCTTCTTGCAGATTAGGCATGGGGATATCATTTGTTACCAGAAAAGTGCAAAGTCTTTGAGCCACCAGGCATACCCTTCTGTTCCAATATTCTTCCAGAATATTTTGAAGGCAGTTGTTCTGGTGCTTTACTTTTCCTGTTTTCCATCTTTGACGACTTAAATTCTAGCTCACTGCTATTGGTGGCACGATTATATTTTCCGCCTTCATTTGTAGGGCTTTCCCTTGGATGCTTCTTCCCCTCATTCCCCTTTTAAGATTCGTGGCAATCTGATCGTTGATCCTTTTGTTATTTTTCAGCttttttatttcttattttcctaaacAGTTGACTATGGGTTTGGAGGAACAGAAACATATTGTTACTGTTATTAATGTTATGATGCTGGCATCTGGCCAACGTTTATATATTCCTTGCAGTTCCTTGTATTTTGTAGTTTGTACCATTAGCAGGGTGCCATTTATATTTACATAATGACACGAATTTCATGTAGGGGGGGCAAAGGAAGATATGTGCTCTGGAAGAGGAGGTTGTTAGATTGAAACGTCAGTCTGACCTTCAAATAGAGAAGGCAAAAAAGGGTAGTTCTACTAACCGAGAACTTTGTCTAGCTTTTCGTTCTTCATTGTTCAAAAGCATAAATTGGTTGCAGCAATGTATAAGATACACTAATGAAATGCAGAATGTAAGCAATTGAAACATGAGCGAGACAATGCGGTGCGACAGCTGAATGAGCTGCAGGATCAGAATCCTCAGATTATTCTCGAGTTTCCCATCACGAATTTGGTAGAAGCAACGCAGAACTTCAGTGACCTGTGTAAGGTTGGAGACACCGAATATGGAAGCGTTTATAAAGGCATTATACAGGACAACGCAGCAGCTATCAAGCTATCCAAATCTGATACTTTATTTCAACAAGAGGTAGCCTATGCCTTAGTATGATGGTTTCATTTGGCTGATCCTGTTACTAACATAAGGTTATCGCAGGTTTCTATTCTTTGTCAAGGCAGACATCCAAACATTGTCGACTGCATTGGAAAATGTTCTGAAGTTTCAGCCCTTGTGTATGAGTGGTTACCAAATGGAAACCTTGAAGATCACATTGTTCGTGCTAATGGATCTCCATCTCTCTCATGGCACACCCGTATGCAGATCATTGGTGAGGTTTGTTCTGCACTGCTTTTCCTGCACTTGCGTGCTTTGGTCCATGGCGATCTCCGGCCTTGTAACATCTTTGTCGACGCCAACTTCAGAAGCAAGATCTGCAACTTTGGTATGTTAACCCTGTTTCTCCAGCCCGGCAACCACCAGTTAGACCTGACAGCAAGGCTGCCATACCTGGACCCGGAGTTCCTCACCACCGGAGACCTCATGCCGCTTTCCGACGTCTACTCTCTGGGTGTTATAATTCTGCGTCTTCTGACTGGAATGCCTCCCTTGAGTATTGCAAAGAAAGTTTCAGAAGCATTGGAGAATAATAGCTTGCACACGCTGATTGATAAATCAGCAGGGAACTGGCCATATGTACAAGCCAAGCAGTTAGCCGTCGTTGGTCTTAGCTGTGTGGAAATGACGAGGGAAAAGCGACCTGATCTCTTAACAGAAGTATGGTCAGTTATTGAGCCCCTTATCAGGAAGCCTCCTGCAGCCTCATGGCCATGTGTCCAATCAGCAGTTAGAGGAAGCTGCGCGCCTGATCACTTGATTTGTCCAATTCTTATGGTAAATAACTTTTGTCAGTACTTCTATCATTTCCAATAGCTTGGGGTCTGGCGACATGTTTTTATACTAGGATAGGAATTTTCTTATTCATGTGGAAACAGGTTAGACGACAAAATTTTGAAGCATGCTAGGGGCCAGTTAATAACATATTTTGCCCTTCGTTTCTTGGAGTGGTTATAATGCATGTCTAAAAGCTTCCCTGCCTAATGACCACCGGGTGGTAAACCTGTACATTTCAGGATATTATGAAGGATCCTCAAGTGGCATCTGATGGATTCACCTACGAAGCAGAAGCCATAAGGCGCTGGTTTGATGGCGGGAACAACAGGTCTCCGATGACGAACTTGCCGCTAGCAAATCATGATCTTGTCCCAAATCTTGCCCTCCTCTCTTCTATCCAGGAGTACCTTGAGCAGCAGAGGCAGCCAGCTTCCTGAACCTCAATCTTCTGACGACATTAAGGCAATAGGGCTATATGTATATGTATAACTGGCTGCGTAGGTATCCTGTACATTCGTGACCAGCTTACCTCTAGTTGATCTTGTTATATTCACAATCTGTAGCCGGATTTTTTTTCCCCGAAACCAAGGACCCCTCCCTCTGGCGGCGgcgattagggtttcgacgtggaACACGACGGCGCTCGCTGATCTCGTCGGCGAGGCGCGCGGGGCTTGGATCGGGCGTGATGGCATCATCTCAGCCTGTCGACGCCAACCAGAAGGATGGGGGGAAGGGCTCCCCTCGGTCAGCAAGAACACATCTCGAAGAGGCGTTGGGGAAGTTGGATATCTCTGAAGAAGAAGCCACGCCGCTGATTCTGGATGATCGCGTGGAAGGAGGCCCGGCGAAGTGGTTGCTGGCAGGCAAGATCTTGCACCGTAATCTGTACCATATCCAGACGATCACCAACGCCCTTCGCCCGGCTTGGGGCAACCCAAGGGGACTACAGTTCCGCCCTGCTGGTCCTAACATGTTTGTGGCTGAGTTTGAGAATCAACGAGATAGAGATCGAGTTTGGAGTGGATCACCGTGGCACCTGAACAAAAACGCTGTGATTCTATCGGAGTTTGAAGATTGTATGAGGCCGGATGAATTGAAATTTGACAAGCTCCAAGTGTGGGCTAGGGTTTTAAACCTCCCATACAATCTTCGGGATGATGCATGGGCTGGACCTATTGCTAGACAGATTGACCCCAAGGCACAGCTAGCAAAGTTTGATCACATCGGGGGCTATCTGCGGGCTAGGGTTACCATTGAAGTGGACAAGCCTCTGAGAAGGTGGATATTAATTGACTCGGCCAGGAGGAAGAGGGTTGATCCCTATGATATTTAGTATGATCAAATCCCTTATTTTTGCTTCTCCTGCGGCCGCCTTGGACACTCGGAGTTGCACTGCCCTGCACCGGGGACTCGAGAT is a window encoding:
- the LOC123041728 gene encoding U-box domain-containing protein 57-like; the encoded protein is MPPPTISIKVATDADLSSQIGKDGFYFDLVDFDRVRAIQVPDNMPISRLKEEIAVEFSIPVQSQRLWLFCKRQNDTCRPHSPFSTEENNLLVGGLLIGSGLHSVKLFLEVLNASSPQNLSSNDALVFLKLYDPEQAQIRYIRTLFVKASSRPSDILPKLRNLAGFCADEEMELYEEIKFNPFVRCDAIDANITFSGSEIRHGDIICYQKSAKSLSHQAYPSVPIFFQNILKAVVLGGQRKICALEEEVVRLKRQSDLQIEKAKKECKQLKHERDNAVRQLNELQDQNPQIILEFPITNLVEATQNFSDLCKVGDTEYGSVYKGIIQDNAAAIKLSKSDTLFQQEVSILCQGRHPNIVDCIGKCSEVSALVYEWLPNGNLEDHIVRANGSPSLSWHTRMQIIGEVCSALLFLHLRALVHGDLRPCNIFVDANFRSKICNFGMLTLFLQPGNHQLDLTARLPYLDPEFLTTGDLMPLSDVYSLGVIILRLLTGMPPLSIAKKVSEALENNSLHTLIDKSAGNWPYVQAKQLAVVGLSCVEMTREKRPDLLTEVWSVIEPLIRKPPAASWPCVQSAVRGSCAPDHLICPILMDIMKDPQVASDGFTYEAEAIRRWFDGGNNRSPMTNLPLANHDLVPNLALLSSIQEYLEQQRQPAS